In one Nicotiana sylvestris chromosome 8, ASM39365v2, whole genome shotgun sequence genomic region, the following are encoded:
- the LOC138875265 gene encoding uncharacterized protein: MGLDEEVKLRFWEGLDGIIYQVPPTEKLFIGGDFNGHIGSTAGVYDEVHGGFGFGERNGGGTSLMDFAKAFGLMVANSCFLKREEHLVTFQNTVAKTQIDYLLLRRHDTGLCKDCKRRKMSARGRPRIRWGALTKDKAQ, encoded by the exons ATGGGCCTAGATGAGGAGGTTAAACtgcgcttttgggaggggttggatgggATTATATATCAGGTACCACCTACTGAGAagttattcataggaggggatttcaatggccATATTGGATCAACCGCAGGTGTGTATGACGAAGTGCATGGAGGCTTCGGCTTTGGGGAGAGGAACGGAGGAGGAACCTCGTTAATGGACTTCGCTAAGGCTTTTGGGTTAATGGTTGCTAACTCTTGCTTTCTGAAGAGGGaagagcatttggttacttttcaAAATACGGTGGCGAaaactcagattgactatctcctcctcaggaggcACGACACAGGGCTGTGCAAGGATTGCAAG AGGAGGAAAATGTCTGCTCGAGGAAGACCGAGAATCAGGTGGGGAGCCTTAACTAAGGACAAAGCTCAATAG